A window of Passer domesticus isolate bPasDom1 chromosome 11, bPasDom1.hap1, whole genome shotgun sequence genomic DNA:
caccccTCCTCTAAGGAGATTTGGaattgctcagcctggagaagagaaactTCAGGGTAAAATCACTGTGGCCTTCCAGTGCGTGAAGGAGCTACAAGAAACATGGAGAGACACTCTGGGCAAGAGCCTGAAGTGACAGcacaaggggaatggcttcccactgccagaggacagggtCACATggggaattcctccctgtgagggtgctgaggccctggcacagggtgcccagggaagctgtggctgcccctggatccctggaagtgtccaaggccaggttggagcaacctgggctagtggaaggtgtccctgcccacagcagggagtGGAATCTGGTTGggtttttaaggtcccttccaattcaggcCATTCTATTCAGTTTTGTCCTACCCACCCTCAGACAGGCTCCTTGTATCCACACTCTTTTTTTAAGTTAAGGCTGCTGTCTGTATGTCCTTTTCCATTTGAGCCATTCCCCAAAAAGCAGAGGTTTGGAACATAAACTAACCCAAATTCCTCCCCAGTGAACACAAAGGCAGCCACTTCTTTCTTCCCTTGTGGATTTATCTTCTCCAAGAGCTTTTTCTCTACCTTGATCTGCTACTGACCCTGAAAGACTTTCTGTCTGATACGCTCAGAAAAATGAATAAACAGGATTTTATGCTTTTGCAAGTTGTTCCTCAAGCTGTCTTCTTGGTCCTGTCTTACTGGGGTTTTACTTTCAGCCTGGCAGGATTTACATTCTTTTTTTGCCCCAGTTTCCTCAATCAGACAACATCAACTTCTTGAAAGATGTCTTCTTATTTCTAACACTCTCTTTCACCTCCCCGCTCGAGCACagcagcttttttctttctacaaGCCTGATATCCTGTTTGCTCTAAGCTTCCTACTTGTCTCCCTTCTtgtttccctgcctgcaggagaCAACAGACATTTTCCACTGTCAGCTGCCCAGTTTCTTTTCAACAAGCCTCTAAACTTGCCAGTTTTCCCTCTTTTATGGAATAAGCAGCGAGCTCTTGCCTCCTGTGACTGCAGCAGATGACAGCAAATCTAAGCACATCATCCCTATTTCCTCAGATTTCTGTCACAGGAAAGTTCTGACAGGCCAAACTCCTTCCCAAAACTGtggagggaagcagcagcccagggagaACAAGAGATGTTTGAAATGGGGTTTTATCCCCATTCTGTGCTTGCCAAGGAAGCTGGGCAGAGGATTCCATGTGGAATTCCTCTGCTCCAGAGGAATTTCAAAGTTACTGCCCAAAGGTGATCTGCTGCAATGATGCACATGCACATTCCAGCTCACCTCAGCAAGGGCTGGGACAGCCATTCACAGCTTCAACCCCAAGGTGAAGGCTGTgcacacccagccctggcccagtcCACTGCCAGGGTGGATCCCtcacctcagcagcagctgggaatgcTTTTCCTGGAGTCTCACAGGCTGGGAAAATGCAGCCATGAGAAAGcccctcctgaggagcagcgtgggggagggaggggattgtgCCTCTTCAATCCACTTGGTGAagccccacctgcagagctgccttcagCTCTGGGATACCCAGCATAACaaggatgtgctgctgctggaaccCAGAGGAAGCCAAGGAggggctccaggggctgcagctcctctgctctggagctgggctgagagagctgggggtgctcagctggagaagggaaggcttcaggaaaacatcacagcaccttccagtgcccaaaggggctccaggagagctggagagggacttgggacaaaGGACTGGAGTGACAGCACataggggaatggcttcccactgccagagggcagcttTAGATCAGATATTGGGAATAAATCCTTCcctctgagggtggtgagggcctggcacagggtgcccagagaagctgtggctgccccatccctgaactgctcaaggccaggttggacagggcttggagcaacctgggatagtggaaggtggtccacaggatgagctttaaagtcccttcccacccaaagcaTTTTGGGATTCTACAACCCTGAGCTATGTGAGCATTAGTCTTCCCACCTTACCAAACAGAATCCCAGGACTGCTAATTACTAATGCTCTGGGACTGGCCTGTAAGACACGGCACACACAACTCCTTCAAGGATTTCTGTGGAACCCCAACCAACAACCCTCTGTGGCTGAGCTCTGCCCTTCCTGGGGACACTcacctgctcagccctgcctccttcACCGTGCGCTGCCACACCTGCACCTTCTGCTCCCGCtggctcagcacctcctggtaCTCCTGGGGAAGCCCCCCGGGGGTCTCTGTGGTGTCTCCTTCCATCTCAAAGGGAATCACAAAGGTGTAGAAGTCTGAGGGGGGCAGGAGCCGGAAGAAGCTGGTGTCACCGCTGTCCCTGCACACCAGCATGGGGCTGTCCCAGTAGTTTGGCAGAGTGGCCAAGCCCACCTGAGCCATGTGGTCTTCCAGCATGGGGTAATGGGTGTGGAAAGGGGCAAAGCTGACTGCCCTGTTCCCCGAGAGGATGAGGGGCTGCGTGGGGGTGAGGGTGTGGAAGGTACAGCCCGTGGTGGACGCGAGGGACAAGCGGTGGCAGACCACGATGACCTTGACGTTGTCACAGCTCTGGACGTGCACGGATGTCCCCACGGGGCCCAGGACAAAGGTGCTGTTCCGGCACTTCTCGATGGTCACGGATCTGCCAGGGAAATACAGGACCATTAGGGGTGGAAGGAACCTCCAGCCAGCCCAAGGCAGCGTCACCtgcagcaggtgacacaggaacgtGCCCAGTGGGtttggaatgtctccagaggGGGAGACTCCACatcctccctgggcagctgttgCACTGCTCTGCCACCTCAGTGGAaggaagttcttcctcatgttgagggggaatgttttattttcagccTGGCAGGATTTACATTCTTTTTTTGCCCCAGTTTCTCAATCAGACAACATCAACTTCTTGAAAGATGTCTTCTTATTTCTAACACTCGAGCACAGCAGCTTGttgtgttttagtttatggccattgctccttgtcctgtccctggcaCCACCTGGAGATCTGTGTATGGACTGATGGGATCCCCTCTCAGTCTGGTTTTCTCCAGGCTAACCAGCTCCCCCACCCTTTCCTAGTCAGAAAGATGCTCCACTCCCTTCATCATCTCCACACCACCCTCTCAGGAGCTCCTTGCCCCTCCTGAGGAACCCAGACCTGAACAGAGCACCCCAGCTGTGCCTCacaggctgagcagaggggcaggatcactcCCTGACCTACTGGGAATGCCCTTCCTAATGCCCCCCAGGGTCCCATTTTGGCCTCCTGGCCCCCAGGACACGCTCATGGTCAGCCAGGAGTGCAGCTGTGTCCCAGGAGACCCAAACTCACCGCAGGGGGGACAGGAGGTAAATGAAGGACTCGTTGCAGCGATGGATCCTGACGTGAGCCCCCACCAGAGTGTCTGAGCTCTTGGCCAGGGTCTGCCTGTACACCTGGCTCATGATCACCATGGGGGACACCTCTGGCACCACCCGggcactgcaggcaatcttggCTCTCCTGGTTGTTCCTTCCACTGCAAAACAAAGCCCACACAAGTTCTGGGTCCAGAACATAACCAGCCTCAAAGTTCAAGGATGGTACTTCCCACAGCAGTCACACCATCCCTGATGCCTCCTGGGCAGGTCAGCAGCACGAGGCACcagaaatttcagaaaatgaGAGACACTGAAGGATCAAAACCACTTCAAGGTTACTTAGGAGCAGTCAAAGCCTCTCACAAGCAAAAGAATCTCCAGTTCCACAAGCCTGTTGCTAACACAAGACTCACCTTAGCAGGAGGATCCTGAGGGTGGGTTTTAAGCAGGAATTATGTGTTTTGAAAAGGGAAATGGACCCTCTAGGACACAATCCTTAAACCCTTCCCCATCCTCCCTAACCCACTGCCCCTCCTGGGATCCTGCagtcagggaaacaaaacattgAGTTAAATTCCTGATCCTAAGGGGGAAAGTGCCTTGGCTCCACTGCCATGTCCCTGAAGAGGAGGGGCTGGGTTGGAGACAAGGAAACTTAGAGCAGATCCTTGGTCAGCAACACGAGCTGAGTTCCCATttctgtttttgctttttttttattaaaattttatttacacTATTTAtctagatttatttttctgtatttctaaatttatttctgtatttctaatTCTCTCTATTTCTACTTCTTTATTTCTCTACAGTTTTGTATTTCGATTTCTATATATTTCTGAATACTTCTGCTTCTACTTTTCCATACTCCTACTTGCTGTACttctttatatttctatatatttctattttgcTCACATATTCTCATTTCCCCCCACATCCCAATGTCTCCCCatatccccatttcccccatatTTCTGTCTTTCCAAGAACAGTTTCACCCACCTTGCTGTGCCCACGccagcttcttgccagccttgaGGCAGACAGACATTCCCAAGGGATTGGCAGTGAGGGAGGAGCGCAGCCAGCTCTCCAGCTTGGGCAGGGAGAAGGTTCTGGAGCCCTTGGAGTACCCGTtgtggctgtggcagggctgccTGAGGGCCAGCTCGTGCAGGGGCCGCACGGTGCCCGAGTTGCTGACCGTGCCCTCCAGCAGGAAGCTCAGGGCACACACGGCTTCAAAGGacaccaggctgctgcagctggaatggcaagaggctgagagctgctctggctccagcagcagctccaggataTCCAAGAGGTGGCTCTGAACAAaggcaaggtgctcctggtCGTTCCAGTTCTGGAGGGGCAGGAAAACACAAGAGGGGGTGAGTTCTCTAAGATCAGAAGCTCCATGGACATCATatcatacatacatacatatcaCACATCATATCATACAAATCCTTGCTCAGAACCCTTCCAGAAGAAGGAAAGCCAGTCAGACACAGTGctcattcctgctgctctgctctcacaAAGCTGGAAAGAAACCTCCCCCCAAAAACTCAAAATAAAGCATTTCATTCCAACTCAAGTACCAAACATTCATTCCAGCCCTGGAGGGGCAGAAAAACACACAAGGGGGTGAGTTCTCTAAGCTGAGAAGCTCCATGGACTTCATATCATACAAATCCTTGCTCAGAATCCTTTCAGAAGAAGGAAAGCCAGTCAGGCACAGTGctcattcctgctgctctgctctcacaAAGCTGGAAAGAAATCTCCCCCCAAAAACTCAAAATAAAGCATTTCATTCCAACTCAAGTACCAAGTATTCATCCCAGCTCTGGAGTGGAAAACATGACAGGGTGAGTTCTCCAAGCTGAGAAGATCCATGGACATCATATTATATAATACATACATATCACACATCATATCATACAAATCCTTGCTTAGAATCCTTTCAGAAGAAGGAAAGCCAGTCAGACACAGTGCtcactcctgctgctctgctcccccaaAGCTGGAAAGACACCTCCTCCCAAAAACTCAAAATAAAGCACTTCATTCCAACTCGAGTACCAAGTATTTCCTTCCAGagagcagcaccaggctctTCTGCAGTCGCACACAAACCCaggccagtgctgctggcattCAAAGGGAGGACACAAATCAATAGCTGAACTCAAGGATTGGAGCTGCTCCACTGGAAAATCCCTGCAGCTGGGCCAGACCTGCAGCCAGGATTCAGTGCCAGAGTAAAAAGCAGAGGGTCAATTCTCCAATAAACCAAACCCTCTGAAAGAATCCTTATTTCAAATTCTAAAGTGCTCCAGCCCAACAAAAAAGCAGGAGACTGCAATTCTGGCAGAGCTTCATAAAGCTGAGCTTTGCTGAAGGAACAGAGGGCTGTGATTGCACCTTGTCCTCACCACTTTTGTTCAACGTTTCAGGATAAAGTTATCCAGCTCCTATTTTTAATCACTCCAGCTTGCCCCAGGCTACATTTCACCAGCTCatcctgctcacagcagcacaTCTGTGCCAGAATTCCAGAGGCTGGCACGGCCTTACACAGGGCTGCACACTGTGATGCATTCTCCCACACAGAGCTGCCCACAGGACACGTCCAACTCGCTCCTTCCTAAATATCTGGCAGTATCTTAAAAGGAAACAGCGTTTCCACATGGTTCAGCTACAGCTGAACAATCAACTCCCCTCTCAGAAACAGAATGTGGCACCTGGAATCCAAAATTCCACACTGGATCATGGGAAAGGCACTACGAGCATGAGGAGAGCTCCCTGCTTGACTAACAAAGCAAAAAGGCTGTTTCTTCTCAAAAGGAGACTTGCCAAGACCAGCAGGGAATATTTAGTTGGCTTTGGACTCCAGGAAAGCCTCATGGAAAaatttaataaacctttttatAAACTATAGAGACTACAACAACTTCACTTTGTTACTACAGAACAGGAATCCTGCAGCTGGACTTTTGCCGTTTATCACAGGATAAACCCTCCTAGGAGGGTTTCAAAAAACCAGCCCCTTTCCAACCCCCTCAGGGCAGCTCCCCCTGCTCGGGGAGAGCCCCGGGTACCTTATTGCTGCTGGCCGCTTTCCCCGGCAGCCGGGCAGActtgctcctggggctgggccacTCGTCGCCGAGCAGGGAGCGCCGCAGGGACACgttgtgcagctgctgcacgtAGAGGAAGAGCAGGAACTGCAGCGTGTCCACGGAGAGCTGCGGAGCACGGGAGAGAGAGAGCGGtcaggcggggccgggccgggctccccTGCCCCGGGCCGGGCTCTTGCCTTGCTCCGCTCCCGCTCCAGCTCCTCGGCGCTGCCGCAGGCCGCCTCGGCCTCGGCCCAGCGCAGGcggagcggcggggcggcgcCGAGCAGGCTGCGGAAGAGCTCGAAGTAGAGCCAGGCGATGTCGCggctcagctgcagcttccCGCAGGCGATGTGCCGCCAGCTCGGCCAGCGCAGCCGCGGGAAGCAGCCCTGGTCGGCCCGCGCGCGGGCGTAGGCGGCCGCCTTGCGCAGGTAGTGCGGGGTgaggcgggcgggcggcggggccgggagcgctCCCACCAGGAAGGGCTCCGTGCGCACCCACAGCCgcaccggccccgccgccgccatcgccgccgccgccgccacttCCGGGTTCCGCCGCGGGCACCATAGAGACGGCCCTTCCCGCCTGCCCGGAGCCGCTGCCCATTGGCTGAGGCTGCCGGAGAAGGGGCGGGGAAAAGCAGCGCGCTCGCTGATTGGCTGTTTGGAAGGAAGTCGCCCTGGAGGGACGGCGGGGCGTGGCCGGCGCGCTCGGCGGCGACGCTCCGGCAGGCGATTGGCCGGCGGCGGTGAAGTGTGAGCAGCCCATTGgccggcggggcgcggcggcgcGCTCGGATTGGCTGGCGCGGAACACCCCGCGCTCCCATTGGCTGGCGGCGGCCGCCGGGGCGCTGCGGAGCCGCCGGGccgcgccgctgccgccgctcccCTCAGCCGGCAGGGCCGGGCCCGCCATGGCCCCCGCCTGGATCGGCCGcctgtgcctgctcctgctctaCCTCTGCGGGGAGGCCGCCGCGGGGTGAGTGCCGGCCGCGCCCTCGGGCCGGGGGTTCCGCCTCAGCCCGGGCCTGCCCCTGCTCAGGGTGGCGGCCGCGGCGCTGAGGGGACCCCGCTGGCTTCCCCTCATcgctctcccctctccccttccccccctcccctctccGTCCCCTGTCTCCCATCCCCGTTCTCCTTCTCGCTCCCCCCGTTCCCCTCCCCTCACCTTCTCGCTCCCCCCGCGGCAGGAGAGACTTCTACAAGATCCTGGGGGTGTCCCGCGGCGCCTCCATCAAGGACATCAAGAAGGCCTATCGCAAACTGGCGCTGCAGCTCCACCCCGACAGGAACCCCGACGACCCCCGGGCGCAGGAGAAGTTCCAGGACCTGGGCGCTGCCTACGAGGTGGGGCCGGGAGCCGGGAGTGTCCTCCCGGGCTGGGGAGGGTGGGTGGGGGGCTCACGGTGAAACAGGCTGGAGCTTGGCTTTGGAGACTCGTGAGGATTCATCCTGCAGCGTtcaggggctggggaaggaggttTGGAGGGAATTAAAGGCTCTTCCCTAAGGTGCAGCAGGAATCTGTCCTTCCCCCTGTTACCATGTGAAATTCCATCTTCCCCCTGTTAATATATTGAATTCCATCCCACATCTCTTtttatcacagaatcccaggatggtttgggttggaggggatcTCATTCCATCcctttgccatgggcagggatcaAATTCCCTTCCATCCTTCTTCTCATCAATTCCCATCCTCCCCCTATTACCACACCAAATCCCATCCTGCCCCTGTTAATACAGCCAATTCCAGATACTCTCCCAAGTGAAAAACAAAGATCCAAAGCATACCTTTATAAGGGACACCCAGTTCTGGTTCCACTTCACCCAAAACAACCAAATCCACTCACTGTGTCCCACAGCTAACTCAGCAGAAGGATTTCCAAGCTCTCCTGGCTAAACACAAACACCTTGCAAGGTAGGACAGGTTGCTTTCCATCCTCCCCCTATTACTACACCAAATCCCATCCTGCCCCTGTTAATACATCCAATTCCAGATACTCTcccaaatgaaaaacaaagatcCAGAGCACACCAGGTTCCTTGCAGAGCTGTTCCTGCCAGGGGACAATCCAacacctcagctctctcagCCAGGAGGAAGCCAAGGCACCAGCTTAAAGTTCTTTGGGATTTATTCCCAGTTCCTCAAGGCAGGAGTGGAGGTGCAGCAGCTCCAAGTGtgtgcagggcctggctgggattagtctgagctgctgggaagtGAAAGGTGCTGGCCTTGGGTCTGGAGGATATTGAGTGAGAAAAGTAAttgtggggcacagcaggattgCTGTTATTCCATGATGATGCTGTGGCATGCAGATGATGCCCCACACTAATAGCCCAGTGCATTAAATAAATCAAATACAGATTATTGTATTGCCCAGAGGTGTGAAGGCAAAGCCTGCTTGCCTTGGCTGTACATGCATAGTGGTGGAATGCAGGCTGTTTCCTGCATGGTTTCTGTCCTTTTGGTCCTCCTTTTGTCACTGCTGGACTccacctgctcctgctcccccttGAGAGACCCAGAGGAAGGTGGTGCTGAGAAATTCCACTGGCAGAAATTCCTAGCAGGGACTTGCTCTTTGGGTGGGAGCTTGGGGTCCTTTGGGATGAACCCAGCTGCAGGGAAAAGGGTTTGTAGCCTGGCTCCTGCTTCCATCCCTGGTGCTCCTCAGATATGCAAATATTCCTCAAAAGAGGAAGTGGGAGAACCAGCTggcatttatttctctgtgttgagaaaataaattgttcacttttgttttctctaaaaGCTGGGACCCCTTTTTAGTTCTGACTTAAATAAACTGGCTTTATTGTCACAGGGAAAATGACtagaaagacttttttttgtggaaataaGTAATCCTCTATCatttgcagcagctcaggattGATGCACGTGGAGCTGTGAGCTTGGTGCTGCTTCTGTGAGCTGGGATCTTGTTGGCACTTTCTGCTGGCAAAGGATTTCTCTGCCTCTTCCTCGAGTTCCAGGTGGTTGAAGTGTTTGCCAGCAGCTGAGATTATTCTTTCTATTTAAAAGCTGAGTGAAGAAATGTTTGTGAAATCAAATCAGAAAGCCAGTATTGATGTGTGTGAGGTTTGGGGGAAGCTTTTGATGCCCTTCCTTGCCAGGTCTTTATCTGTTTATTCAGGACAGCTTGGAACTCCTTCTGCTGAGTTAGCTGTGGGACACAGTGAGTGGATTTGGTTGTTTTGGGTGAAATGAAACCAGAATTGGGTAACCATTATAAAGCAGAATTTTCCTCACCACAAAGCCTCTGTTAACAGCACtgctgcccagggtctgggtagcTGATTATGGCAAAGCTTTCCCAAAAAATTGAGGGGAAAGTGGGTTAATGAACCTGCTCAGTGTCTTCATTTTCACGGGCTTGGTGAttccagcccagagctgtgtgctcTGAATTCAGGTGTTCCAACTAGGAAGGAGTCTGATCCCAGGAGAGGGAGCTGAGACTCTTCTACACAGAGTCATGAGTCTCAGGATGGATTTGGGAGGGGTTTCCATGGGAATCTCAAGTGGCAGAGGGAGAACTGAACCCTTACCTGCTGGGTGGAAGTAGTGAAGTCACCGCTgattttctccctgttttcccATCTATCAGTGATTGTAATTCCACAGAATCTCAGCATGGTTTGAGTTGGGAGGGacattaaagcccatccagtcccaccccctgccatgggcagagacaccttccactatcccaggctgctccaaaccctgtccagcctggcctgggacacttccagggatggggcagccacagcttctccaaaCGCCCCAAATTCAGTTGGTTTTCATCTTTTAGCTGCTTCTCCACCTGTTGAGTTGCTTCTCCACCTGTTCCCACTCCTGTACAGCCTTCTGAAAGCCAACCTGCCAACTCTGGCTTTTCCAAATATGATCAATGgggcaggaagggcagggaagACTAAATGTGACCAGAGACTTCTGGATCTCTGAGGCAGGAAAGAGCAAAGATCCAAACTTAGGAAATAAAATTGATGCTTAAAAGTCATGGCTGAGACATAGGAATGGTGGTATGTAATTGTTTGCCTCAGCATGTCCTACTTTGTAGAATTTGAGTTATTCCTTgtgattctttttttaatatttaagaTAAACTCACTGTTTATGttttccaggctgctcctgctttttttaatgaatgaaaTGTACTTGTTGTGAGCTTAACTTTTCCAGACAGCACAGCAAGCAGGGCTCCTGTAGAATCCCCAGTGAAAAGTGCTGGGGGCCCTCAGAGCCTTGTCCAACACCTCCCCTGAGCCCCAGATGAGCCtttcctccatccctgccttttCCAGGTGCTGTCAGACGAGGAGAAGAGGAAGCAGTACGATGCCTATGGAGAGGAGGGCCTGAAGGATGGGCACCAGAGCTCCCACGGAGACATCTTCTCCCAGTAAGGAGTTTGAACCCTtttgggctgtcctgcagctgctgctctgattctgtgatgctCAAGCACCCTTTTGATGGGGTTTTTACCTGGCCCAGGGTCTCTGATGTGCAAGTTGAGAATTGGAAGAAATACATTTACAGTGGGTATCCCACATGCAATTTCCAGTTTTGGTGTGCCCCACTCCTTGCTGCAAACAGGAACCAATAAAGAGGTGGGCACCTCTGGGCACTGTGGGTGATTTTTCAGGTGCAGCAC
This region includes:
- the TBCCD1 gene encoding TBCC domain-containing protein 1, translating into MAAAGPVRLWVRTEPFLVGALPAPPPARLTPHYLRKAAAYARARADQGCFPRLRWPSWRHIACGKLQLSRDIAWLYFELFRSLLGAAPPLRLRWAEAEAACGSAEELERERSKLSVDTLQFLLFLYVQQLHNVSLRRSLLGDEWPSPRSKSARLPGKAASSNKNWNDQEHLAFVQSHLLDILELLLEPEQLSASCHSSCSSLVSFEAVCALSFLLEGTVSNSGTVRPLHELALRQPCHSHNGYSKGSRTFSLPKLESWLRSSLTANPLGMSVCLKAGKKLAWAQQVEGTTRRAKIACSARVVPEVSPMVIMSQVYRQTLAKSSDTLVGAHVRIHRCNESFIYLLSPLRSVTIEKCRNSTFVLGPVGTSVHVQSCDNVKVIVVCHRLSLASTTGCTFHTLTPTQPLILSGNRAVSFAPFHTHYPMLEDHMAQVGLATLPNYWDSPMLVCRDSGDTSFFRLLPPSDFYTFVIPFEMEGDTTETPGGLPQEYQEVLSQREQKVQVWQRTVKEAGLSRDQRKQFQTVVENKFYEWLVQTGNLQQLDSLVPPALGSKQAAG